Below is a genomic region from Streptomyces ferrugineus.
GGCAGCGCCACATGTCTGAGGGCCCAGGCGCCCAGCCAGCCCACCGCGAGGCCGATGGCGGCGCCGATGGCCAGCTCCTGAGCTATCTCGCCCACCAGCGCGTACCAGTGCTCGACCGGGCCGTGTTCGGAGAGGGCGACGACCAGGATGACCACGGGGGCGTCGTTGAAGCCGGACTCCGCCTCCAGGGTGCCCGTCACGCGCGGGGGGAGCGGGATCTTGCGCAGCACGGAGAACACCGCGGCCGCGTCCGTCGAGGAGACGACCGCTCCGATGATCAGCGCCTGCCGCCACTCCAGCCCGACCAGGTAGTGCGCGGCCGTCGCCGTGACCCCGACACTCACCGCGACCCCGACCAGCGCCAGCGCGGAGGCGGCCGGCAGGCCCGGCCTGATCTCCTTCCACTTCGTGCCCAGACCGCCTTCGGCCAGGATCACGACCAGCGCCGCGTAGCCGATGACCTGCGTCAGCTCGGCGTCGTCGAAGCGGATGCCGCCGATGCCGTCCTGGCCCATGAGCACGCCGATGCCCAGGTATACGAGCAGGCTGGGGAGCCCGCTGCGCGAGGAGATCCGGACCGCTGCGACGGCGACGAGCAGGACGAGCGAGCAGACGAGCAGGAGTTGGTTGAGGTCGTGGACAGTCAGCGGCCGTTCCCTTTCCCTGGCACGCGCACGCGCGCGGGCTCATGTACATAGGACACGAAGTGGTGGTTCTCCGCACCTAACTACTTCGTTACCTTACCTAACTCTTGACGATTTCTTGACGCTCCGGGGTGCATGATCGAACACCCGCCCGTGCTGGTTGCCTACTCCGCGTCAAGGTGGATCGGGCCCTGCGCCTATGGTTGCTCCAGCGCTCATTCAAAAGGACCGCCCGCCTGCCTCTCGCGTTAGGACAGCAAGGACAGCGATGCCCCCCAACACCACCGCCTCCACGGGTCAGCAGCCCGGCAAGTCCGGCAGGAAGAAGGGGCGCAGAGCCCGCCTGCTCGTCCTCGTGCTGGTACTGGCCGTCGTGGCGGGCGTCGCCGGCGGGGCGTACTGGTCCATCAGCACCGTCCGGGCCTCGTTCCCGCAGACGAAGGGCTCGCTCACGCTCGAGGGCCTGTCCGGCCCGGTCGACGTCAAGCGTGACGACTACGGCATCCCGCAGATCTACGCCTCCTCCGACGAGGACCTGTTCATGGCGCAGGGCTACGTCCAGGCCCAGGACCGGTTCTGGGAGATGGACGTACGCCGCCACATGACCTCCGGCCGGCTGTCGGAGATGTTCGGCAAGAGCCAGGTCGACAACGACGAGTTCCTGCGCACCCTCGGCTGGGACCGGATCGCGCGACAGGAGTACGACAAGACGCTGTCGGCCTCCACCAAGAAGTACCTCCAGGCCTACGCCAAGGGCGTCAACGCCTATCTGGACGGCAAGGAGGGCAAGGACCTCTCCCTGGAGTACGCGGCCCTCGGCTTCACCAACGACTACAAGCCCGCGAAGTGGACCCCGGTCGACTCGATCTCCTGGCTGAAGGCGATGGCCTGGGACCTGCGCGGCAACATGCAGGACGAGATCGACCGCGCCCTGATGACCAGCCGCCTGGGCCCCAAGGAGATCCAGGACCTGTACCCGCAGTACCCGTACAGCCGGAACAAGGCGATCGTCCAGACCGGTCAGTACGACGACGTCACCAAAACGTTCGAGCAGTCGGGCTCCTCGGCCGCCGCGGGCTCGGCCACGGGCGGCGGCACGGCGGGCACGGCCGCCTCCTCCGGCTCCTCCGCCTCCTCCGGCACCTCCGGCCTGCAGGGCCAGCTCGCGGGCCTGCAGAACGTCCTGGAAGACCTGCCCACGGCCGTCGGCGTGAACGGCGACGGCATCGGCTCCAACTCCTGGGTGGTGTCCGGGAAGTACACGATCAACGGCAAGCCGCTGCTGGCCAACGACCCGCACCTGTCGGCCTCGCTGCCGTCCGTCTGGTACCAGATGGGCCTGCACTGCCGCTCGGTCTCCAGCACCTGCCAGTACGACGTCAGCGGCTACACCTTCGCGGGCATGCCCGGCGTGATCATCGGCCACAACCAGAACATCGCCTGGGGCATGACCAACTCCGGCGTCGACGTCACCGACCTCTACCTGGAGAAGCTCTCCGGCGACGGCTACCTCTACGACGGCAAGACGAAGGCCTTCAACACACGCGAGGAGACCATCAAGGTCGCCGGCGGCGCCTCCAAGGAGATCGTCGTGCGGGAGACCCAGGCCGAGAAGACCGAGGACGGGCAGACCCTGCCCGGGATGCCGCTGCTGTCCGACCGCAGCAGCGAACTGGTGAAGGTCGGCAGGAAGGCCACCGTCGACACCGCCGCCCCCGACCGCGGTGACGGCTACGCCATCGCGCTGCGCTGGACCGCGCTGGACCCGGGCACCACCGTGGACGCCGTCTTCGCCATGAACAAGGCGAAGAACTGGACCGACTTCCGCGCCGCCGCCGCCCTGTTCGACGTGCCCTCGCAGAACCTGGTCTACGCCGACACCGAGAACCACATCGGCTACACCCTGCCCGGCAAGATCCCCACGCGCGCGGAGGGCTATGACGGCTCCGTCCCGGCGCCGGGCTGGGACCGCAAGTCCCGCTGGACCGGCTACATCGACGACGACGAACTGCCGTACGAGTACGACCCGTCCCGCGGCTACATCGTCACCGCCAACCAGGCCGTGGTCGACAAGACCAAGGCCAAGTACCCCTACACGCTCACCACGGACTGGGGCTACGGCGCCCGCAGCCAGCGCATCACCGATCTGATCCAGTCGAAGATCGACGACGGCGGCAAGATCTCCACCGACGACATGCGCCAGATGCAGCTCGACAACAGCAGCGAGATCGCCAAGCTGCTGGTGCCCAAGCTGCTGAAGATCAACATCGACGACAAGGACGTCCGGCACCCGGAGTCCATCCGGGAGGCACAGGAACTCCTGGAGGGCTGGGACTACACCCAGGACGCCGACTCGGCGGCGGCCGCCTACTTCAACGCGGTCTGGCGCAACATCCTCAAGCTCGCCTTCGGCAACAAGCTGCCCAAGGAGCTGCGGGTCGAGGGCCAGTGCCTGTGGGTCGACCCCGTCAACACCACCCGCCCCGCGGACGAGACGGAGGAGGTCCGCGAGTGCGGTGAGCGCGAGCCCGACCAGGCCCAGCCGGACGGCGGCGACCGCTGGTTCGAGGTCGTGCGCAACCTCATGGACGACGAGGACAGCGACTGGTGGACGACGCCGAAGTCGGGCACCCGCCCCGGGGCCACCAACCGTGACGAACTGTTCAAGCGCGCCATGATCGACGCCCGCTGGGAGCTGACCGCCAAGCTCGGCAAGGACATCGACACCTGGAGCTGGGGCCGGCTGCACCGGCTGTTCCTGGAGAACCAGACCCTCGGCACCGACGGGCCCGGATTCCTCCAGTACGCCCTCAACCGCGGCCCCTGGAAGCTCAGCGGCGGCGAGGCCACGGTCAACGCCAGCGGCTGGAACGCGGCCGGCGGCTACGTCGTGGTCTGGGTGCCGTCGATGCGGATGGTGGTCAACCTCGGCGACCTCGACAAGTCGAAGTGGATCAACCTCACCGGCGCCTCCGGGCACGCCTACAACGCCCACTACACCGACCAGACGGACAAGTGGGCCAACGGTGAACTGCTCGACTGGTCGTTCTCCAAGAAGGCGGTCGACGGCACTACGAGCGACACGCTCGTGCTCAAGCCCTGACCCCGGGCTCCTGACGCGAGCGGCCGCCACGCGCGCGTGGCGGCCGCTCGCGCGTCCGGGCCGCGCCGGTCAGCCGAACCGCCGCACCCCCGACGGCGTCACCACCGCGTGCACCGGCCGGTCGTGCGGCTCCTCGGGGACGCGCTCGACGACCTCGGAGTCGTACAGCAGCACCACCAGCGCGGGACGGGCGCCCGCGCTCTCCAGCCGGGCGAGGACACGGTCGTACGACCCCCCGCCGCGCCCCAGCCGCATCCCGCGCGCGTCGACCGCCAGACCGGGCAGCAGCACGACGTCGGCCTCGGTCACGGCGTCCGGGCCGAGACGCTCGCCGGCGGGCTCGAAGAGGGCCATCTTTCCGCCGTGTTGGACGCGGGCGAGGGAGCCCCGGCCGGCATACGCGCCCCAGTCGAGGTCGTTGTCGGGCAGCAGCGCCGGGAGCAGCACGCGCACGCCCCGCGCGCGCAGCGCGTCGAGCAGCGCGAGCGTGCCGGGTTCGCTCCCCACGGAGACGTACGCCGCCACCGTGCCCGCCCCGGCCAGCTCCGGCAGTTCCAGTGCCCGCCCGGCCAGCTCGGTCGCCGATGCCCGCACGTCATCCTCCGGCAACCTGTCTCTCACCGTGAGGAGCTCGCGCCGCAACGTTCGCTTGTCAGGCTCGGCCGGGCGTCCGGTGTGCCCCATGGGTCGCTCCCTTCCCTTCGCATTGTGCTCATATGAGAGTCAAATGACCGGAGCCTCTGATTCCCTACAAAGGCAACGGATAAGGTGGCGGGCATGACTCAGTCCCACCCTCGGATCAGCAAGGCTGTCATCCCCGCAGCGGGTCTCGGCACCCGCTTCCTGCCGGCCACCAAAGCCACTCCCAAGGAGATGCTGCCGGTCGTCGACAAGCCGGCGATCCAGTACGTGGTCGAAGAGGCCGTGTCCGCCGGCCTCGACGACGTCCTCATGATCACCGGCCGCAACAAGCGCCCCCTTGAGGACCACTTCGACCGCAACTACGAGCTGGAATCGGCCCTGCAGAAGAAGGGTGACGCCGGCCGGCTCGCGAAGGTGCAGGAGTCCAGCGACCTGGCCACCATGCACTACGTCCGCCAGGGCGACCCCAAGGGCCTCGGCCACGCCGTCCTGTGCGCCGCCCCGCACGTCGGCCACGAGCCCTTCGCCGTCCTGCTCGGCGACGACCTGATCGACCCGCGCGACCCGCTGCTCAAGCGGATGGTCGAGGTGCAGGAGCAGCACGGCGGCAGCGTCATCGCGCTCATGGAGGTCGCGCCCGAGCAGATCCACCTCTACGGCTGTGCGGCCGTGGACCCCACCGAGGACGGCGACGTCGTCAAGGTCCACGACCTGGTCGAGAAGCCGGCCGCCGCGGACGCCCCGTCGAACTACGCCATCATCGGCCGCTACGTCCTCGACCCGGCCATCTTCGACATACTGCGCAAGACCGAGCCGGGCCGCGGCGGTGAGATCCAGCTCACCGACGCCCTCCAGCAGCTCTCCCAGGACGAGAAGGTCGGCGGCCCGGTGCACGGCGTCGTCTTCAAGGGCCGCCGCTATGACACCGGCGACCGCGGCGACTACCTGCGTGCCATTGTCAGACTCGCGTGCGAACGTGAAGACCTGGGCCCGGACTTCCGGACCTGGCTTCGCAGTTACGTAGCCGAGGAGATGTAGCGAGTTGAGCACCGCCGCGCCCAGCCCCGCCGGCCAGGACCACCTCTGGTCGGTGGACGAACACCTGGAGGACATCCTCACGACCGTCCGCCCCCTCGAACCCATCGAGCTGCAACTGCTCGACGCCCAGGGCTGCGTCCTGGTCGACGACGTC
It encodes:
- a CDS encoding penicillin acylase family protein, which produces MPPNTTASTGQQPGKSGRKKGRRARLLVLVLVLAVVAGVAGGAYWSISTVRASFPQTKGSLTLEGLSGPVDVKRDDYGIPQIYASSDEDLFMAQGYVQAQDRFWEMDVRRHMTSGRLSEMFGKSQVDNDEFLRTLGWDRIARQEYDKTLSASTKKYLQAYAKGVNAYLDGKEGKDLSLEYAALGFTNDYKPAKWTPVDSISWLKAMAWDLRGNMQDEIDRALMTSRLGPKEIQDLYPQYPYSRNKAIVQTGQYDDVTKTFEQSGSSAAAGSATGGGTAGTAASSGSSASSGTSGLQGQLAGLQNVLEDLPTAVGVNGDGIGSNSWVVSGKYTINGKPLLANDPHLSASLPSVWYQMGLHCRSVSSTCQYDVSGYTFAGMPGVIIGHNQNIAWGMTNSGVDVTDLYLEKLSGDGYLYDGKTKAFNTREETIKVAGGASKEIVVRETQAEKTEDGQTLPGMPLLSDRSSELVKVGRKATVDTAAPDRGDGYAIALRWTALDPGTTVDAVFAMNKAKNWTDFRAAAALFDVPSQNLVYADTENHIGYTLPGKIPTRAEGYDGSVPAPGWDRKSRWTGYIDDDELPYEYDPSRGYIVTANQAVVDKTKAKYPYTLTTDWGYGARSQRITDLIQSKIDDGGKISTDDMRQMQLDNSSEIAKLLVPKLLKINIDDKDVRHPESIREAQELLEGWDYTQDADSAAAAYFNAVWRNILKLAFGNKLPKELRVEGQCLWVDPVNTTRPADETEEVRECGEREPDQAQPDGGDRWFEVVRNLMDDEDSDWWTTPKSGTRPGATNRDELFKRAMIDARWELTAKLGKDIDTWSWGRLHRLFLENQTLGTDGPGFLQYALNRGPWKLSGGEATVNASGWNAAGGYVVVWVPSMRMVVNLGDLDKSKWINLTGASGHAYNAHYTDQTDKWANGELLDWSFSKKAVDGTTSDTLVLKP
- a CDS encoding 5-formyltetrahydrofolate cyclo-ligase, giving the protein MGHTGRPAEPDKRTLRRELLTVRDRLPEDDVRASATELAGRALELPELAGAGTVAAYVSVGSEPGTLALLDALRARGVRVLLPALLPDNDLDWGAYAGRGSLARVQHGGKMALFEPAGERLGPDAVTEADVVLLPGLAVDARGMRLGRGGGSYDRVLARLESAGARPALVVLLYDSEVVERVPEEPHDRPVHAVVTPSGVRRFG
- the galU gene encoding UTP--glucose-1-phosphate uridylyltransferase GalU, which gives rise to MTQSHPRISKAVIPAAGLGTRFLPATKATPKEMLPVVDKPAIQYVVEEAVSAGLDDVLMITGRNKRPLEDHFDRNYELESALQKKGDAGRLAKVQESSDLATMHYVRQGDPKGLGHAVLCAAPHVGHEPFAVLLGDDLIDPRDPLLKRMVEVQEQHGGSVIALMEVAPEQIHLYGCAAVDPTEDGDVVKVHDLVEKPAAADAPSNYAIIGRYVLDPAIFDILRKTEPGRGGEIQLTDALQQLSQDEKVGGPVHGVVFKGRRYDTGDRGDYLRAIVRLACEREDLGPDFRTWLRSYVAEEM